GGAGTTATCGAACTCGTTAAAGAGCGCCTGCAGAAAACCAAACATAAACTGATATGCATACGCTGTGGCAAGTGGGAACGTCTGATGGAAACAAAGGACGTCCCAGAAAAGTTGTACTGCACCCTATGCAGATCGCGACTTATAACTACCACATACGCATCTGACTACGAACTTGCCAATATAATAAGGACTAAACTGAACGGTGGGAAACTGTCGCAAGATGATGAACATAGGTTCAATAGAGCATGGAAGGCAGCATCGCTCATACACAACTTTGGAAGAAAGGCTTTGGTGGTACTATCTGGCTATGGCGTCGGTGTTGATACCGCTGCTAGGGTGCTGCGCAATTCCATTGATGACTCTGAAATATACAGGCAGATATACGAGGCCGAACGTCAGTATATAACAACAAGAGGCTTTTGGGATGACTAGAGTTTGGTTATGCTGGAGAACGGTTTCAACCTTAGTTCAGTGCTACCATCTCTTCCATTGTAGGCCATTACGCCATATACCTTGATCTTCTGACCAATGCCTAGATCAGCAATCATGCCGGAAGTTTCCCTCCAACCAACAAGTCGCACTTCGGCAGTGTCATCGCCAATCATGATTTCTGCATACCTTGCTTCACTGCCGTCCTTCATTTGAATGTCTTGCACCTTTGGAGCTGAAAGCGTTATGGCTTCCAAGAAGTACAGTTCTTGGGATGATTTAATGTCCTTAATTTTCTTCTCCAGGGATGTTGCACCTGGAAACGATGGATCGTCGCCTGTAACTCTTACATAAGCATCATCCTGCAGCAACAGTGTTGTACCATAAATCCTCGTTGGCACGCATTCAACAATTGCATTGGTCTTCAAGTGAACAAGAAACAGATCGTTCGCTACAATTGTAAAGACTTGTTTAGCCCTGTCTACAGCAAGTGCAAACGATTCGTCTCTCTTTCCTGCATCTTTAACAGAAATTATTCGTAACGGCAAGATCTCTATCTCTGCAGGTTCATCGATAAGCTCTATCATAGTTCCCTCATCGCCATGCAATTCCGTATCGCCAAACTGCCCCTCCCTTGTTCTTACGCCTATCAGTTTTATTCGTGAGTTTATGTTAATCACTTTTGGAATTCTTTCTTCATCTACGTTCCATATAACAACCCCAAGTGTTTTACCGTCTATACCAGCGATCTGCATGTGCATTACTTTACTTGCCTCCCCCCTCATGTTAGTGAAACCAGATACACGGGGGCTCGTCTTCACAGTACCAGTTACTACCATATTCTCTTCAGAACCAGTTATTTCGCTAACATCTCTCGCCAGTGCTTCAATATCACGAATGTGTGGGACATTCTCCCTTATGACTTCAACAGTGGTTCTTGCTCCGCTATTGACTGTAACCTTACCGTCCATACCCGAACGCGCATATGCTTTCGATATCTTTATGGCATCACCGGGTCTAAGCGCAATTTTGTCTGGCAACTCTGCAATTTCATCCCACAATTTTACCCTAAGGCTAGCATCGTTATCATACACAACCATTGTCCTCAAACGTGCTTCAGAGCCGTCCTTCCTTCTATATCTCTTCAACGGATACACGTTCAGTACACGCCCGACTATGCTAACTTCCTTTGCACCTGCATAAACATCCTTGAGACTCATCTCGAGCCTAGGTAGTTCCTCAAGCATTACCCCCAGATCGGCAGCTATTAGAAATAGGGCACCTTGATCCGTAAGATAGCCCGCACCTATTTTCTGCTTCTTTTCCTCTACCATTTGTATAAGATCGTCCTTGGTTAGATTACTATTCTGTCTAAGTATAGCATCGATTAGTTTCTGTACGTCCACATCATCCGTTATAATATCAATACTAATTAATCTTGCAGTTGATAGAAAACTAACCGTGTTAGTATGTAAACGACAGAATAACATAATTAACAGGTAATTTACACAGAAAGTATAGATGTTCTGCATCACGGTTGAGGATCTGCACAAGCGTTACGGCAATGTTAAGGCTATAGACGGAATGTCTTTCAATGTTAATTATGGAGAGGTATTTGGTTTTCTTGGTCCTAACGGTGCAGGCAAGACAACCGCGATCAAAATATTCACTACCCTTGTACCTCCTACCTCTGGAGATGTAACCGTTCTTGGCTATGACCTGATAAAAGGTTCTATCCAGATAAAGGAAAGAATAGGAGTGGTGCAGCAGAAGCCCAGTTTCGAATCAAATCTCAGTGTAGAAGGCTCCTTGGATCTCTATGGCAAACTATGGAACGTTGGCAACGGCGAGAGGAAAAGGCGTGTTGCAGATCTATTGGAGACCTTTGGGCTTGCTGAGGTTAGACATGTTAAGACTGAGGAACTTTCAATAGGGCAGAGGAGGAGGTTGCAGGTGGCAAGAGAGTTCATGCATGACATGGATCTTCTGTTCTTAGACGAGCCAACCGTAGGTTTGGATCCAGCGGTGCGCAGAACATTGCTCAATTACATAAAAGAGAAGGTCAGAGGCGGACTAACAATATTCTTCACCACGCACATAATGGAGGAGGCTGAATACCTTTGCGATCGTATTGCAATAATCAACAGGGGTAAGATAATTGCGATGGATACCCCTGCTGGATTGAAGGAAAAGTTTGGAGGGGTTAAGACAATTGAAGTAAAACTTGCCGAGCCGCTTGACGGCATAGAGAAAATGATTAGTGCATTTGACGTTTCTGGTACCATAGAATTTCCTGACAATAGCAGCATAAAGATCGCTGCTAAAAACGCGGAACATATCCTTAGCAATGTAATCGAAGCATTGGGCAAGCGAAACTTGCAGGTATCCAGCATTTCCGTCAACCCTCCAACCTTGGAAGAGATATTTCTGGCAATGGTGGATGGTTCAAATGCATCAGGTTCTTAGGCTAGTGCACAGAAACTTAACAGCAACGATTGACAAACCCTTTCTGATCTGGCAGATTTTATTTCCATTGATTTACATCTTCATTGCAGGTTACGCTTACACATCGATAATAGAATATGTCAATGTAGGTGACGTCATGATTGACTACCCTGCGTTCCTTGCATCCGGTATGATTGGGTTTAACGTTATGAACAGCAGTCTTATAGCTGGGACTATAATATGGAGTGATAGGAGGAACGGTATGTTTGAACAGATTTTGGTAGGACCTTTTACGAGAGCGCATTACATAGCAAGCAACATACTTACCATAACCATGCTGGGACTGGCAAGCGCGGGCATTATTGTATTGGCAAGCACATTTACAGTTTTCAGCGATGCACCGATATTCTTGCCCACAGTTCCATACGTGGTACTGGCAATGATCTTGGGTTCTATATTATTTGGTTCAATTGCGATAATAGTATCGATCAAGATGCGTTCAACGGAGAGCTTTCAGATAACGATAAACACGACATTCCTTTTCTTTGCGTTCGTAAGCACTACATTCTATCCCATGCAGGGAGCACCAGAAGCCTTGGGAACCGCATTCTTGGTTAACCCGTTAACCTATGTTGTTGATATAATACGCTTTGGATTGTTTGCCAGTGGCAGTCCACTGTTGATCTACGAGGGCATTACATTAGCTCTGGCAAGTACCGTCATGTTCTTCGTTGCTACCTTCATGCTTGCCAAGCTGAACATTTAAGCATGTGAAGGATAAAGCACTATATCAATTCGTTTATCGTTAATAGCACAACATTTTAATTTCGTGCCGTTATGCCGAAATATGGCGACAAGTTTTGGGAATGACCATAACAGAAAAGATCCTTGCCAGAGCATCTGGAAGAGAAAGGGTATCAGCTGGAGACGTTGTGTTTGCAAAGGTAGACAAGGTAATGCTGCACGATGTTTCAGGTCCGGGCGTTATGACGGTATTCAATGAGCTGGAGAAGAAGGGAAGGAAGATTGAAAAGATATGGGATCCAAGCAGGGTATGGGTAGCCGAAGATCACTTCGTTCCAGCAGTGGACAAGCTTGCGGCCCAGAATATTGTCTTGGTACAGAATTTTGTAAAGAAATTTGGAATACAGAAGCATTTTAGGTATGGCTTGGGGCAGTACGGAATTTGCCACACACTGTCGCACGAGGAAGCGCTTGTGCTTCCCGGAGAGGTGTACATTGGGGGGGATTCACATACAAATACAACTGGTGCTGTAGGTGCTTTTGCAACAGGGATGGGTCATACAGATGTTGCATATGTTTTGTTGCATGGTAAGATATGGTTCAAGGTTCCGGAGACCATACTGTTCAAGATAGAGGGCAAGACTCCTGACTATCTTATGGCAAAGGATATCATACTTAACATAATTGCAGACCATGGAACAGATGTTGGTAATTACAAGGCAATCCAGTTTGCTGGTTCTGCAATAACTAATATGTCTATGGACGAACGTTTCACCCTTACAAATATGACTACTGAAGCCGGGGCGAAAAATGGTATAATAGAACCCGATCAGACGACAATAAATTATGTAAAGGAACGTACCAGTGAATCGTTTGTACCGGTAGTTGGAGACACTGATGCGGAATTTGTAGATGTTCACACTTACAATGTGGAGAAGATGGAGCCCGTAGTTGCCAAGCCGTTCTCTCCTGCTAATAGAACAGTTGTAAGAGAACTTGGCAATGTACCAATAGATAAGGCATACATAGGCTCATGTACTGGTGCAAAGTACACGGATTTGTTAGAGGCTGCCAAGATTATCAAAGGAAGGAAGGTGAAGGTAAGAACGGAGGTATTGCCAGCAGCACAGAGCATTTACATGCGAGCCTTGAAGGATGGTTTGATCAACATCTTCTTAGAAGCTGGTATAGTAGTGGGCCCTCCTACCTGTGGTGCATGTTGCGGTGCGCATATGGGAGTGCTGGCAAAGGACGAGGTATGTATAAGCACAACTAACAGGAACTTCCCAGGAAGAATGGGACATGTCGAGTCGAAAACATACCTAGCTTCACCAAAAGTTGTGGCAGCATCTGCGATAACAGGTGTGATAACGGATCCAAGGGATGTAAGGTGATTATGAGAGGCATAACGCACAAGTATGAAATAGACAATATCGATACCGATGTTATCATTCCGGGGCCGTATCTTAAAATAATGGATCCTGATGAGCTCGCGAAACATGCGATGGAAGGATTGGATAGAGACTTTGTAAAGAAGGTAAAGCAAGGAGATTTTGTTGTTGCGGGTGAAAACTTTGGATGCGGTTCAAGTAGAGAACATGCTCCAATAGCACTAAAACATGCAGGTATAACAGCTGTGCTAGCGCTATCGTTTGCTAGAATATTCTACAGGAATTCGGTGGATGGTGCACATCTATTACCAATAGAGATTGATAGAGATGCATATGAAAACATAAGCGATAAGGATGAGTTGGAGATCGACATAACCAAGGGAGAGGTAAGGAATATTACGAAGAACAAAACATATAGAATGAAGCCTTTTCCTGAACTAATCAAAAAAATAATCGACGCAGGCGGTCTGCTTAACTATACCCCTTAAATTTCTAGCTGGGATAGTATATCTTCCAGATCCTGTTCCTCCTTCACTTCTTCTGCTAATATATCACTCACTATTTCATATGTTACAAAGTCCACATCTTTGACCTTATGCATTATCTTGTTGTAGTGCTCCGTAACTACTCCTGCTATCTCCATCGCTTTCTGAACAGATTTCTTGAATGTGAGGTACTGCTGTGGTTCGACGTCTCCAACATTACTGTTCTTTAGCCATTCGGCAGGATTGCTGAAAGCATGTGCACCCAGCTGATTAAGTCTATCTGCAAGCATTTCCGCATGTTTCAGTTCACCCATTGCATTATTCTTGAATAGCTGGGTAAGTGTTGCAAACCCGAGCCCTTCCATGTATATCGCTGTGTACCAGTAAAAGTGGAAAGCAACCATTTCATCAGCATAGGCTTTTTTCAGCATACTGATAATTTCTTCACGTGCAGCTCCAACTATTTCCTTGCCTTTATTTCCCATACGATCAGAGTTTAATACAAACTATTTAACTATTAACTTGTGGCTAGGAAGGGCAAGTTGGAAGAGATATTTAGCAGAGCCATGCACGCCGATGATCCTGCCTTGTATACTGTAGGTTATAGGGATTATGATGAAATTAAAGAGTTGTCATTACTGGATTTTTTAGATGTATCAGAAAATTTTCAAATTATACCTGCTAACCGCATCAAGTATGTGAAGAGGGCTGGTGAAATAATATACAGTAGATCTAAATGAAAAGGTCACTTCGTTTTCTATAGAGCTTTTCCTATAAAATATTAATACTATAGTATCGCATTGAGCGTAAGGAGCACATCTAAGATATGGGTTGGTTGAACGCCAAGCTGAAGTTATCCCGTTTAGATAACGGCTTTGCCTATGTTACACTAGGAAATTTATGTTCCGGCGTTCTAGGGGCCATCTTCTGGCTCATACTCGCATCTATGCTTATTGCAGAAGGTTATGGGCAGTTGAACTATCTTCTTTCCTTAACTTTCATTTTTGGCACCGTAGCATTGCTCGGCTTGAATCCAACAGTTACTACTTTCATGGCAAAAGGGAATCGGAGGATCAGATATCAGGCAAACACGTTAGCACTTGTTTCAAGCATGGCTTTCATTGCACCGTTAATTCTTTTAACAGGGTATGTGTTTCTGAGCGTTCTGTTGATCGGTGTTGCCTTCTTTCATATGTCGATGGCAGAAATCTTGGGCAGAAAGCAATACAAAGAATATATGCTGATACTTGCTGGTCAGAGAGCTGTACAGATTGCGTTTGGGATATCAGTGTACTTTCTGCTTGGAATTGATGGTATAATACTGGGTTACACGATCTCCTTCCTTGCATTTAGTTACAGATACTTTCTTACTGTGAAATACCTCAGACCAAGCATACAGGAAATACGTAGCAATTTCAAATTTACAATGCATAGCTATGCGATGGAACTTGCCAGAACTGTAAGTATGTTCTCCGACAAGTTGTTGATAGCACCTTTATTCGGCTTTACCATGCTGGGTATTTATCAGCTTGGAGCACAGTTCTTGATCTTCTTGGGCATGATACCAACTATACTGTACCATTATTTGCTGCCTCAGGAGGCAAGCGGCATTCATTCAAGAAAAATCAGCCTTGGCGCCTTTGCGATTTCATCTATTCTTGCTATAGGCTTTATAGCTGCTGTACCGTGGATAATAACAAACTTCTTTCCCAACTTCGCTGACTCTATCTTACCTGCGCAGATCATGAGCATGGGTATAGTACCTTTGACCATTACATCTATCCTTGGTTCTAGATTTCTTGGAATGGAACAGAGCAGACCAGTGTTCATAGGTGCCATTGTTTACGTTGCTACTCAGTATGTAACAATAATGATCCTTGGTAATATGCTTGGTATAGTAGGTTTGGCATTATCATTGATAATTGCCCTTACTGCACAGGCAGCCTGCTTGCTTGTTGCAAATAGGATGTGGAAACCTACAATAGCCAAATAGGACTAACGGTACGACTTTTGTTTTCTTCTTCTAGGACCAGGACCACCAAACTTCTTTGGTTCAGAACGTCTCGGGTCTCCTATCAACAGATG
The nucleotide sequence above comes from Nitrososphaerales archaeon. Encoded proteins:
- a CDS encoding ABC transporter ATP-binding protein; translated protein: MFCITVEDLHKRYGNVKAIDGMSFNVNYGEVFGFLGPNGAGKTTAIKIFTTLVPPTSGDVTVLGYDLIKGSIQIKERIGVVQQKPSFESNLSVEGSLDLYGKLWNVGNGERKRRVADLLETFGLAEVRHVKTEELSIGQRRRLQVAREFMHDMDLLFLDEPTVGLDPAVRRTLLNYIKEKVRGGLTIFFTTHIMEEAEYLCDRIAIINRGKIIAMDTPAGLKEKFGGVKTIEVKLAEPLDGIEKMISAFDVSGTIEFPDNSSIKIAAKNAEHILSNVIEALGKRNLQVSSISVNPPTLEEIFLAMVDGSNASGS
- a CDS encoding ABC transporter permease encodes the protein MHQVLRLVHRNLTATIDKPFLIWQILFPLIYIFIAGYAYTSIIEYVNVGDVMIDYPAFLASGMIGFNVMNSSLIAGTIIWSDRRNGMFEQILVGPFTRAHYIASNILTITMLGLASAGIIVLASTFTVFSDAPIFLPTVPYVVLAMILGSILFGSIAIIVSIKMRSTESFQITINTTFLFFAFVSTTFYPMQGAPEALGTAFLVNPLTYVVDIIRFGLFASGSPLLIYEGITLALASTVMFFVATFMLAKLNI
- a CDS encoding 3-isopropylmalate dehydratase large subunit; amino-acid sequence: MTITEKILARASGRERVSAGDVVFAKVDKVMLHDVSGPGVMTVFNELEKKGRKIEKIWDPSRVWVAEDHFVPAVDKLAAQNIVLVQNFVKKFGIQKHFRYGLGQYGICHTLSHEEALVLPGEVYIGGDSHTNTTGAVGAFATGMGHTDVAYVLLHGKIWFKVPETILFKIEGKTPDYLMAKDIILNIIADHGTDVGNYKAIQFAGSAITNMSMDERFTLTNMTTEAGAKNGIIEPDQTTINYVKERTSESFVPVVGDTDAEFVDVHTYNVEKMEPVVAKPFSPANRTVVRELGNVPIDKAYIGSCTGAKYTDLLEAAKIIKGRKVKVRTEVLPAAQSIYMRALKDGLINIFLEAGIVVGPPTCGACCGAHMGVLAKDEVCISTTNRNFPGRMGHVESKTYLASPKVVAASAITGVITDPRDVR
- a CDS encoding 3-isopropylmalate dehydratase small subunit translates to MRGITHKYEIDNIDTDVIIPGPYLKIMDPDELAKHAMEGLDRDFVKKVKQGDFVVAGENFGCGSSREHAPIALKHAGITAVLALSFARIFYRNSVDGAHLLPIEIDRDAYENISDKDELEIDITKGEVRNITKNKTYRMKPFPELIKKIIDAGGLLNYTP
- a CDS encoding ferritin-like domain-containing protein — translated: MGNKGKEIVGAAREEIISMLKKAYADEMVAFHFYWYTAIYMEGLGFATLTQLFKNNAMGELKHAEMLADRLNQLGAHAFSNPAEWLKNSNVGDVEPQQYLTFKKSVQKAMEIAGVVTEHYNKIMHKVKDVDFVTYEIVSDILAEEVKEEQDLEDILSQLEI
- a CDS encoding DUF504 domain-containing protein; its protein translation is MARKGKLEEIFSRAMHADDPALYTVGYRDYDEIKELSLLDFLDVSENFQIIPANRIKYVKRAGEIIYSRSK
- a CDS encoding oligosaccharide flippase family protein, translated to MGWLNAKLKLSRLDNGFAYVTLGNLCSGVLGAIFWLILASMLIAEGYGQLNYLLSLTFIFGTVALLGLNPTVTTFMAKGNRRIRYQANTLALVSSMAFIAPLILLTGYVFLSVLLIGVAFFHMSMAEILGRKQYKEYMLILAGQRAVQIAFGISVYFLLGIDGIILGYTISFLAFSYRYFLTVKYLRPSIQEIRSNFKFTMHSYAMELARTVSMFSDKLLIAPLFGFTMLGIYQLGAQFLIFLGMIPTILYHYLLPQEASGIHSRKISLGAFAISSILAIGFIAAVPWIITNFFPNFADSILPAQIMSMGIVPLTITSILGSRFLGMEQSRPVFIGAIVYVATQYVTIMILGNMLGIVGLALSLIIALTAQAACLLVANRMWKPTIAK